From Arcticibacter tournemirensis, one genomic window encodes:
- a CDS encoding glycosyl hydrolase 115 family protein, with translation MKLEFLTLFTESFRTTSFTKIKILHPWVVCIPKRILPIIILTSLFMCTVSAQISLSDGSRLQSEFNLSGQQNKTVLYFDNKDHEVVKRAGRLFAEDIQRVTGKLPATVSSEARLAENSVIIGTIGSSGLIDKLIREGKIEVGGLKGKWESYLVQLVANPAPGVKKALIIAGSDRRGTAYGVFSLSEAIGVSPWYWWADAPVERRSQLNLKVETTVSNEPSVKYRGIYVNDEDWGLLRWAKRTFDVKQGNIGPKTYAKVFELLLRLKANYLCPAMHEASTAFNKIPENKLLADSFAIVMGSVHAEPLLFNNASEWDKKTMGEWDYLTNKEGINKVLKERVKSNAKYENVYTLALRGIHDKAMSVNSSIKDRVKVLGDALLDQRRILTDVIGKPANQIPQAFTPYKEVLDIYSNGLELPDDVTIVWPDDNYGYLKRLSNAAERKRSGRSGVYYHASYLGKPHDYLWISSTPPALMYEELRKAYDTSADRLWLLNVGDIKSCEFPFSLFMDMAYNINKFDYAMISKYHAAWLSNLFGKQHYDQLLDVTTSYYQLAFARKPEAMGWGYEWNTNKNDRERTTDTDFSFSNYKEAESRLKEYDRIGNAVTSLMGKLKDNQKPSFYQLLYYPVKGAELMNKMHLTAQKNRWYARQQRAATNLLKDEVKVYYDSLQVITKGYNSLLNGKWNHMMSMVQGVTASYFELPRLDSVVLSGPAALNVLAEGEDVLKGVRSFHALPSFNTYNRPSYYIDIYNTGKDPLKWSLKPSDSWIVVNTKSGSTTTEERIWVSVDWKKVPRGEKVAGSVTITAGNKKEEVLVSVFNPVAPSLADVNGLFIEDNGYISINATGFHKKVENEDIKMRIVPGLGYEGASVQLGDPTAPFQNPMSSTVPSLEYNFYTFQAGSVDVYTYALPTFPVSTDRALGHETSGGETKYGVCIDDGPVSQPSTSAMEYSQVWSENVLRNSAVKKSVLHINRPGKHTLKILCGDPGVVISKVVLDFGGMKRSYLGPPATKAVSLSN, from the coding sequence ATGAAATTAGAATTTCTTACTTTATTCACCGAAAGCTTCAGGACTACCTCTTTCACTAAAATCAAAATACTCCATCCGTGGGTTGTATGTATTCCTAAAAGAATACTGCCTATAATTATATTAACCAGCTTATTTATGTGTACCGTCAGCGCACAGATCAGTCTTTCTGACGGTAGTAGGCTCCAAAGTGAGTTTAACCTGAGCGGCCAGCAAAATAAAACGGTTCTTTATTTCGATAATAAGGACCACGAAGTTGTGAAAAGAGCAGGCCGTTTGTTTGCAGAAGATATACAAAGGGTAACCGGGAAACTTCCGGCCACTGTATCTTCGGAAGCCAGGTTGGCAGAAAACAGCGTCATTATAGGTACCATAGGCAGCAGCGGGCTGATCGATAAATTGATCCGTGAAGGCAAAATAGAGGTCGGCGGATTAAAGGGTAAATGGGAATCTTACCTCGTTCAACTCGTTGCTAACCCTGCTCCAGGGGTAAAGAAAGCACTTATTATAGCAGGCAGTGACCGTCGGGGTACCGCCTACGGCGTTTTCTCTCTTTCCGAAGCGATTGGCGTCTCTCCATGGTACTGGTGGGCAGATGCACCGGTAGAAAGAAGGTCGCAGCTTAATCTTAAAGTAGAAACGACAGTTTCAAATGAACCTTCAGTAAAGTACCGCGGCATTTATGTTAACGACGAAGATTGGGGCTTGCTCCGTTGGGCAAAGCGTACGTTCGATGTAAAGCAGGGCAATATCGGTCCCAAAACATACGCCAAAGTGTTTGAGCTCCTGCTTCGGCTCAAGGCTAATTACCTGTGCCCGGCCATGCATGAAGCAAGTACAGCATTTAATAAAATACCTGAGAATAAACTCCTGGCTGATAGTTTCGCGATTGTAATGGGTTCGGTGCATGCGGAGCCTTTGTTATTTAACAACGCCAGTGAATGGGATAAAAAAACGATGGGCGAGTGGGATTACCTGACCAACAAGGAAGGGATCAATAAAGTGCTGAAGGAACGTGTAAAAAGCAATGCTAAGTACGAGAATGTGTATACCCTGGCGCTGCGCGGAATCCACGACAAGGCCATGTCGGTGAACAGCTCCATAAAAGACCGTGTAAAGGTATTAGGTGATGCATTGCTCGATCAGAGGAGGATCCTGACGGACGTCATTGGAAAGCCGGCCAATCAGATCCCGCAGGCATTTACGCCTTATAAAGAAGTGCTGGATATCTATTCTAATGGATTGGAACTGCCTGACGATGTAACCATCGTTTGGCCTGATGATAATTACGGTTACCTTAAGCGCCTGAGTAACGCAGCGGAACGGAAACGTTCCGGACGCTCCGGCGTTTATTATCATGCATCTTATCTCGGCAAGCCTCATGATTATCTGTGGATAAGTTCTACGCCCCCGGCTTTGATGTATGAAGAATTACGCAAAGCGTATGACACTTCGGCCGACCGTTTATGGCTGCTCAACGTGGGCGATATTAAATCCTGCGAATTCCCTTTCTCCCTCTTCATGGATATGGCATATAATATCAATAAATTCGACTATGCTATGATATCCAAATATCACGCAGCATGGCTTAGCAATTTATTCGGAAAGCAGCATTACGACCAGCTGCTCGATGTCACTACCTCTTATTATCAGCTGGCCTTTGCGCGGAAACCTGAAGCTATGGGCTGGGGCTATGAATGGAATACTAATAAGAACGACAGAGAACGGACTACAGATACTGACTTTTCTTTTTCAAATTACAAAGAAGCTGAATCCAGGCTGAAAGAATATGACCGGATAGGCAATGCTGTAACCAGCTTGATGGGCAAATTGAAAGACAATCAGAAGCCTTCTTTTTACCAGTTACTCTATTACCCGGTAAAGGGCGCCGAACTGATGAACAAGATGCATCTCACTGCCCAGAAAAATCGCTGGTATGCACGGCAGCAACGTGCGGCTACCAATTTGCTCAAAGATGAGGTGAAGGTGTATTACGATAGTTTGCAGGTAATAACAAAGGGCTATAACTCTTTGCTGAATGGCAAATGGAATCACATGATGTCGATGGTGCAAGGGGTTACGGCTTCTTATTTTGAACTGCCGCGACTCGATTCTGTTGTGCTATCTGGCCCAGCCGCGTTGAATGTGCTGGCCGAAGGAGAAGATGTACTGAAAGGGGTGCGGAGCTTTCATGCCCTTCCTTCTTTCAACACCTATAACAGGCCGTCGTATTATATAGACATCTATAATACCGGCAAAGATCCGTTGAAATGGTCATTGAAGCCTTCCGATAGCTGGATTGTTGTTAATACAAAAAGTGGGTCGACCACCACCGAAGAGCGCATATGGGTATCGGTCGACTGGAAAAAAGTTCCGCGCGGCGAGAAAGTCGCCGGCTCGGTTACAATCACTGCCGGCAATAAAAAAGAAGAGGTTTTGGTGTCGGTCTTCAACCCGGTAGCCCCATCTCTGGCAGATGTCAACGGACTGTTTATAGAAGATAACGGGTATATCTCAATTAATGCCACGGGATTTCATAAAAAAGTGGAGAATGAAGATATTAAGATGAGGATTGTCCCTGGCCTGGGTTATGAAGGGGCATCTGTACAGCTCGGCGATCCGACAGCCCCGTTTCAAAATCCGATGAGCAGCACCGTGCCATCTCTGGAATATAACTTCTATACCTTTCAGGCAGGTTCGGTAGACGTTTATACCTATGCGCTGCCTACCTTTCCGGTGAGCACAGACAGGGCTCTTGGACATGAAACGTCGGGTGGGGAAACAAAGTACGGTGTGTGTATTGACGATGGCCCTGTTTCACAGCCTTCTACATCAGCCATGGAATACTCACAGGTATGGTCTGAAAATGTCCTGAGAAATAGCGCTGTCAAGAAATCAGTGCTTCACATCAATAGGCCCGGCAAACACACGCTAAAGATCCTCTGCGGAGATCCGGGTGTGGTTATTTCAAAAGTAGTGCTGGATTTCGGCGGTATGAAGAGATCCTACCTCGGACCTCCGGCAACAAAAGCGGTGTCTTTGTCTAACTAA
- a CDS encoding glycoside hydrolase family 88/105 protein, with protein MHKRLFVLLLLFPFQFLFAQNNSLTDFPKGFTPQEVGKRLAYRFLEGKHMLHAGKWISYPETFNWNGALKFGAITKDKKLITSLQDRFEPLFTTEKALLPIMNHVDLNMFGSLPLELYQVTKEKRYLELGLPYADTQWIVPENASAQQKSWAEKGYTWQTRLWIDDMYMITIVQTQAYKVTKDRKYIDRAAKEMVMYLDELQRPNGLFYHAPDVPFYWGRGNGWMAAGMTELLRNLPKDNKDRPRIMKGYLTMMESLKKYQTAGGMWNQLIDEPECWAETSGSAMFTYALITGVKKGWLDKNEYAPVARKAWMALIPYINEKGDVTEVCVGTNKKNDKQYYYDRPRHIGDYHGQAPYLWCTFALLEK; from the coding sequence ATGCATAAGAGATTATTTGTATTGCTGCTTCTTTTTCCCTTCCAGTTCTTATTTGCTCAGAATAATAGTCTGACAGATTTTCCTAAAGGATTTACGCCCCAGGAGGTTGGTAAGCGTTTAGCATATCGGTTTTTAGAGGGGAAACATATGCTCCATGCAGGAAAATGGATCAGTTATCCCGAAACATTTAACTGGAACGGCGCTCTTAAGTTTGGAGCGATAACCAAAGACAAAAAACTGATAACATCGCTGCAAGATCGCTTCGAACCGTTGTTTACAACAGAAAAAGCACTATTGCCGATTATGAACCATGTTGATTTGAACATGTTTGGAAGCTTGCCTCTCGAACTCTATCAAGTGACTAAAGAGAAAAGATATCTGGAATTGGGCTTACCTTATGCCGATACCCAATGGATCGTTCCTGAAAATGCGAGCGCACAGCAAAAATCCTGGGCAGAGAAAGGTTACACCTGGCAAACACGCCTATGGATCGACGATATGTATATGATCACCATAGTACAAACTCAGGCATATAAAGTAACCAAAGACCGGAAATATATCGACCGGGCTGCGAAAGAAATGGTGATGTACCTTGACGAGCTGCAACGACCGAATGGCCTTTTCTATCATGCTCCTGATGTTCCGTTTTATTGGGGACGCGGCAATGGATGGATGGCTGCCGGTATGACGGAGCTGCTGCGTAATCTACCTAAAGACAATAAAGATCGTCCGCGTATTATGAAGGGCTATCTAACGATGATGGAAAGCCTGAAAAAGTATCAGACAGCCGGCGGTATGTGGAACCAGTTAATTGACGAGCCGGAATGCTGGGCAGAAACATCCGGATCGGCAATGTTTACCTATGCGCTCATAACAGGTGTAAAAAAGGGATGGCTGGATAAAAATGAATATGCGCCGGTTGCCAGGAAAGCATGGATGGCTTTGATACCCTATATCAATGAGAAAGGTGACGTAACCGAGGTTTGCGTGGGGACTAATAAAAAGAACGACAAACAGTATTACTATGATCGCCCGCGACACATAGGCGACTACCACGGACAGGCGCCTTATTTGTGGTGCACTTTTGCTCTTTTGGAGAAGTAA
- a CDS encoding MGH1-like glycoside hydrolase domain-containing protein: MKRRHTVLLSVFLGMQVLYAQDKRIRSIQFKELENTHDISTGKWGPYSKQYAGISHIPEVSTGIRFDFSVVPGYYRNKIVVPNVLFESGYFPWDFSSDMTAFTYRYELEWKDKTYVDVRYKILDSATVLASMKCVNATSMPQNITLNLMAWQAYPDIFPAQSLNYPQGSKWINAADYQSVGYKKKSPKDNLVTDGLMRGEIRDAAYIDGSAIRLGEYAGDKGTYKLNFKNLGESGKLSLVYRLRENKTCALTISGIVNESILLNGTGALAITDLKAVLPRDLNGNLTIEVTLGAALELNGMLLSAGKSAVNLVDNKRGDYPQIISNPKEKNAILKYKDNAAYYGLAWDSKDFTVREVRNDELDLYFRKLVHNHVDSILNGNNKGHYFNVFIRPVELAPNSERTVYSLICTGSLDQVRGRLNQFKSILAESVEVGDPIVTTDERSQVLPEGKKYEFSQRLLKSTVLSNVVYPIYTQRQYIRHFTPGKWWNSLYTWDSGFIAIGLNEINPQLAADCINTYTTPVGSQSAFIHHGSPVPVQMYAFMDLWNKSQSKDLLQYFYPRLKQYYQFLAGHSGSSSTAVLRSGLLKTWDYFYNSGGWDDYPAQVGVHRQRAEKYITPVISTAQCIRTAKILRLAAIASGNENDVVTYDKDIRKFSNSLQRFSWNTKSGYFSYVRHDEEGRPQGPFNYTDGQDYNMGLDGAYPLLAGICTGEQEDILIEKLFSERHLTTPSGIGVVDQSAPYYQSDGYWNGSVWMPHQWFMWKTMLDLGHPDLAFKIASKGLEVYAKETDESYYTFEHFFAKTGRGAGWHQFSGLSTPVLSWFSAYYKPGTVTAGFEVWIDSQKMSRNNSAYEAFIVFDKATPAHKRSVVACMDPSKTYKATFSGKSVEIKTRYPGLIEIILPASNEEGTLMIEPVT, from the coding sequence ATGAAACGAAGACACACCGTTCTGCTTTCTGTTTTTTTGGGGATGCAAGTTCTTTATGCACAAGATAAACGCATAAGGAGTATACAATTCAAAGAGCTGGAGAATACTCATGATATTAGCACCGGCAAATGGGGGCCGTATTCAAAACAGTATGCCGGTATATCGCATATCCCTGAAGTTAGTACAGGTATTCGGTTCGATTTTTCTGTTGTGCCGGGGTATTACCGAAACAAAATAGTCGTACCCAATGTGCTTTTTGAATCAGGTTACTTTCCATGGGACTTTTCTTCTGATATGACCGCCTTCACCTACCGGTATGAGCTGGAATGGAAAGACAAGACGTATGTTGATGTTCGTTACAAGATACTGGATAGTGCGACGGTATTGGCATCCATGAAATGTGTGAATGCAACATCAATGCCCCAGAATATCACTTTAAACCTCATGGCCTGGCAGGCGTATCCTGATATTTTTCCGGCTCAATCATTAAATTATCCTCAGGGTAGTAAGTGGATAAATGCAGCAGATTACCAATCTGTTGGGTACAAGAAAAAGAGTCCGAAGGACAATCTCGTAACGGACGGCCTGATGAGAGGCGAAATAAGAGATGCTGCTTATATTGATGGCTCAGCAATCAGGTTAGGTGAATACGCAGGGGATAAGGGGACTTACAAGTTAAATTTTAAGAACCTGGGGGAGAGTGGAAAACTATCCCTCGTTTACAGGCTGAGGGAGAATAAAACCTGTGCTCTGACAATCTCCGGGATCGTAAATGAGAGCATCCTTCTGAACGGAACAGGAGCACTGGCAATAACAGACCTGAAGGCTGTCTTACCCCGGGATCTAAACGGCAATCTTACAATAGAAGTGACGCTGGGTGCTGCACTTGAGTTGAACGGAATGCTCTTGTCGGCCGGGAAAAGTGCGGTGAACCTGGTTGATAATAAAAGAGGAGATTATCCGCAGATTATTTCAAATCCCAAAGAAAAGAACGCGATCCTAAAGTATAAGGACAATGCGGCTTATTATGGTCTTGCCTGGGACAGCAAGGATTTCACGGTGAGAGAAGTTAGAAATGATGAACTCGACCTGTATTTCCGGAAACTGGTGCATAATCATGTTGACAGTATCCTCAATGGAAATAACAAAGGACATTATTTTAACGTGTTTATCAGACCGGTAGAGCTTGCGCCAAACTCTGAACGAACGGTCTACAGCTTGATTTGTACCGGATCTCTTGATCAGGTAAGAGGGCGGCTGAACCAGTTTAAGTCTATTTTAGCAGAATCGGTTGAAGTTGGTGATCCGATTGTGACTACAGATGAGCGAAGCCAGGTTCTGCCGGAAGGCAAAAAGTATGAATTCAGCCAGAGGTTGTTGAAATCTACCGTATTATCAAACGTGGTGTATCCTATTTATACTCAAAGACAGTATATACGGCATTTCACGCCAGGGAAATGGTGGAACAGTCTCTATACATGGGATTCCGGTTTTATTGCCATCGGCTTAAATGAGATAAATCCTCAGTTGGCAGCAGACTGTATAAACACGTATACCACTCCTGTAGGAAGTCAGTCAGCGTTCATTCACCATGGTTCACCGGTGCCGGTCCAGATGTATGCCTTTATGGATCTTTGGAACAAAAGTCAGTCAAAAGATTTGCTGCAATATTTTTATCCACGTTTAAAGCAGTACTATCAATTCCTGGCGGGCCATTCAGGCAGTTCTTCAACGGCAGTTCTACGTTCAGGTCTTTTGAAAACCTGGGATTATTTTTATAACTCCGGGGGATGGGACGATTACCCTGCGCAGGTGGGAGTGCACCGGCAGAGAGCAGAGAAATACATAACTCCCGTTATCTCTACCGCGCAATGTATCAGGACGGCGAAAATATTGAGATTAGCGGCGATAGCATCAGGGAACGAAAATGATGTTGTTACCTATGACAAGGATATAAGGAAATTCAGTAATTCATTGCAACGTTTTTCGTGGAATACGAAAAGCGGTTATTTCAGCTACGTGCGTCACGATGAAGAGGGGCGTCCTCAAGGCCCCTTTAACTATACCGACGGACAGGATTACAATATGGGTTTGGATGGAGCATATCCTCTTTTGGCGGGCATTTGTACAGGCGAGCAGGAGGATATTTTAATAGAAAAACTTTTTTCAGAGCGTCATCTGACGACTCCTTCCGGTATTGGTGTAGTCGACCAGTCTGCGCCATATTATCAATCAGACGGTTATTGGAATGGCTCCGTATGGATGCCGCATCAATGGTTTATGTGGAAAACCATGCTTGACCTGGGCCATCCGGATCTTGCCTTTAAGATTGCATCTAAGGGTCTGGAAGTGTATGCGAAGGAAACGGATGAGTCGTACTATACCTTTGAACACTTTTTTGCGAAAACAGGAAGAGGTGCAGGATGGCATCAGTTTTCGGGGCTTTCTACACCTGTTTTGTCATGGTTCTCTGCTTATTATAAACCAGGAACCGTTACAGCCGGTTTCGAAGTATGGATAGATTCGCAGAAGATGAGCCGGAATAACTCTGCTTATGAGGCTTTTATCGTTTTCGATAAAGCCACCCCGGCGCATAAGCGTTCTGTCGTTGCTTGTATGGATCCTTCAAAGACTTATAAAGCGACATTTTCAGGAAAATCAGTTGAAATCAAAACCCGTTATCCGGGACTGATAGAAATTATACTTCCTGCGTCAAATGAAGAAGGGACACTGATGATAGAGCCGGTAACTTAA